The DNA region TTACTCGATGCAAACGGGTTTTCCGAAAAGGATCCTAATCTTTACCCATTCACCACGATTTTAATTCCTTTAACCAACGATCCCTTAAGTTCACAAACTGCAACCAAGAGGAATAACAAGAAAAAATCAAAGGTAATGCAACTTTACTTGGCTATAGGCTTGGGAGTAGGTTTTCTTCTGCTGCTGCTGGCAGTTTTATTGATAACAGTCCAAATCAAGAAGAGAAGACGATCCGAAAGAGAGGAATTGCCTATACAAAAGGACCTGATTGCAGAAATCGCTAGTTTTCATCAAGTTCTTCGAGTGTTCAAGTTCCAAGAACTAAAGAATGCAACTAAGAACTTCAATTCGAAGAACAAGATCAAAGGGTCTGTCTACAAAGGGCTGTTTGGGAAAGAAATTCTAGCAGTCAAGAAAGTGGGAGTTGACATATCCAAGGAAGTTAAAATATTGAGCAAGATAAACCACTTCAACACCGTAAAGCTTCAAGGTATCTGCAGCCATTGCGGTTGTTGCTTCCTTGTTTACGAGTACATGAAAAACGGCTCTCTTCGAGAATGGCTAAATAATAAGAATCCGAAACAGCCTGAGAATGGGTGGAGAAGGAGGATTCAAATTGCCCTTGATGTTGCCAATGGCCTTCACTATCTCCATAGCTTTACAAATCCAGTTTATGTACACAAGGATATAAAAAGCAGCAATATACTTCTAGACCGAAATATGAGGGCAAAAATTGGGAATTTCAGTCTTGCCAAAACAGCAAAAATAGATTCAAGCTATAATGCATTCACGTCTATTGTGGTAGGTACACGAGGTTACATGGCACCCGAATACATTGAAATGGGGATCGTGACTTACAATATCGACGTGTATGCTTTTGGTGTGGTTTTGTTAGAGCTGATCACAGGGAAAGATGCTGTTTATTTTTGTGAAGGACAAAAGGTTGTACTTTCAGCAGAAATGGCTTCGGTTATGGAAAATCAAGACGCGGGAATCAAGATTCTGCAGTTACTTGATCCTGATCTTGAGGAAAATGAAGGACTTGTTTTTGCAATGCTTCTGGTGAGATTAAGCTTAGCCTGCTTGAACCGAGAACCAGCCAGGCGACCAACCATGGCAGAGATAGTGTCATCTCTTCTGAAATTACAACATAAATTACACAAATTGGAGAATCAATAAACAACAGAGAAGATGAACCAGCCAGGCGACCAACCATGGCAGAGATAGTGTCATCTCTTCTGAAATTACAACAAAAATTACACAAATTGGAGAATCAATAAACTCCAGAGAAGATGAACATGAAAAATCTTTTTCAatgtttctttttattaatggtTCCGTTCAAGTGTTGAATGAGCTACAATGTacaatgtatataaataaaaaccatTGCAATAACTGCCTCCCTTCCTAAAAATTGTGTACCAGTTGGTCATCATTGCCTATTCTACAAAAGAATAAAACCTGTTCAATCTCGAAGATTAATAAGGGAAGCTTCCTGTCATCCAAATATGGTCGAGTGTAGTGCGAAGGCCATATTTTAGAACTGCCTGATTTCCGAGTCTGAATCCGTTTCCATAGATCAGAGATGTGTCCACTTCAATTTGATGCTTGAAAAACTCACCAAGCTTCTTCTCAAAGGGGGATCTGGATCCCTggttagatgaagaagatgacgaGGATGATATCGACGTTAGCTGAGATTGCAACCATGTGTGAGCTAGCACCTGACAGATGCCTTCTTCAACATCTTCACTTAAAGTTCGGAAGCCTTTCCATACAAAAAAAAGAAGCTAGTTTCTTAGTGTTAAAAAGCAATAATGCATGCATAGAGAAAGTGGCTTATACGCCTTTACCTTTAAGTCGTAACCAAGCATGCATCATCTCATGAGCCAAGATTGAGCCAGTCAGCAACCTAATATGCAAAAGATATTGAGTTTTACAGATTAAC from Impatiens glandulifera chromosome 5, dImpGla2.1, whole genome shotgun sequence includes:
- the LOC124939954 gene encoding lysM domain receptor-like kinase 4, which gives rise to MSKTILLALLFILVSLVPYLIAQHEYYPVLDCNELNQSKPSPPSLYACRGQIRSCKSFLIFKSRPPYNSVTTISTLISTSSSELAHINNVTELSGFPTDMEVIVPVNCSCSGENYYQTNATYFVANYDTYFTIASYTYQGLTTCKSIKQTNTFGDYNLRIGQRLNVPLRCACPTRKENSTGTKYLLTYSLKLNEKADLIAKRFNVSEKSLLDANGFSEKDPNLYPFTTILIPLTNDPLSSQTATKRNNKKKSKVMQLYLAIGLGVGFLLLLLAVLLITVQIKKRRRSEREELPIQKDLIAEIASFHQVLRVFKFQELKNATKNFNSKNKIKGSVYKGLFGKEILAVKKVGVDISKEVKILSKINHFNTVKLQGICSHCGCCFLVYEYMKNGSLREWLNNKNPKQPENGWRRRIQIALDVANGLHYLHSFTNPVYVHKDIKSSNILLDRNMRAKIGNFSLAKTAKIDSSYNAFTSIVVGTRGYMAPEYIEMGIVTYNIDVYAFGVVLLELITGKDAVYFCEGQKVVLSAEMASVMENQDAGIKILQLLDPDLEENEGLVFAMLLVRLSLACLNREPARRPTMAEIVSSLLKLQHKLHKLENQ